The following are encoded in a window of Lacinutrix sp. WUR7 genomic DNA:
- the purN gene encoding phosphoribosylglycinamide formyltransferase, whose product MKRIVIFASGSGTNAENLIKFFHNRENASVIQVLTNNPRAKVLDRCKKLNVSALSFNRTAFTKTTDVLDLLKNSQPDLIVLAGFLWKFPENILQHFPNKVINVHPALLPKYGGKGMYGMHVHEAVVNNKEKETGITIHYVNEHYDEGAIIFQAKCKVNTTDSAEDVAKKIHLLEMEHFPEVVNQVLFSE is encoded by the coding sequence ATGAAACGTATTGTAATTTTTGCTTCCGGAAGTGGAACTAATGCTGAAAATTTAATTAAGTTTTTTCACAACAGAGAAAATGCTTCTGTTATTCAGGTTCTAACTAACAATCCTCGTGCCAAAGTTTTAGACCGATGTAAAAAACTGAATGTTAGCGCATTATCATTCAACAGGACAGCATTTACTAAAACCACTGATGTACTAGATTTACTTAAAAACAGCCAACCCGACCTTATTGTGTTAGCCGGTTTTTTATGGAAGTTCCCAGAAAACATACTCCAACATTTTCCTAATAAAGTGATAAATGTGCACCCTGCTTTGCTACCAAAATATGGAGGAAAAGGCATGTATGGAATGCATGTTCACGAAGCCGTTGTAAATAATAAAGAAAAAGAAACCGGGATCACTATTCATTACGTAAATGAACATTATGATGAAGGAGCTATCATTTTTCAAGCAAAATGTAAGGTAAATACTACGGATTCTGCTGAAGATGTCGCTAAAAAGATTCATTTATTGGAAATGGAGCATTTTCCTGAAGTAGTAAATCAGGTATTATTTTCAGAATAG
- a CDS encoding viroplasmin family protein has translation MSKKKKKYYTVWKGHRVGVFDTWKDCKAQIKDYQGAQYKSFATFDAAKKALNGSYKDYVGTNKKFKSELTAEQLKKIGQPNYNSISVDAASSGNPGIMEYRGVETKSKKQLFIQGPFAEGTNNIGEFLALVHGLSFLKKHNSDLIIYTDSKTAMSWVRKKTCNSKLERNAKNKPVYDLVDRAIAWLNNNTYKTTIVKWETKAWGEIPADFGRK, from the coding sequence ATGTCAAAAAAGAAAAAAAAATATTATACTGTTTGGAAGGGGCACCGCGTTGGTGTTTTTGATACTTGGAAAGACTGTAAAGCACAAATTAAAGATTATCAAGGCGCACAATACAAATCTTTCGCCACTTTTGATGCTGCAAAAAAAGCATTAAACGGAAGCTATAAAGATTACGTAGGTACCAATAAGAAGTTTAAAAGCGAACTTACCGCAGAGCAACTTAAAAAAATTGGACAACCTAATTACAACTCTATTTCCGTAGATGCTGCCTCTTCTGGAAACCCTGGTATTATGGAGTATCGTGGTGTAGAAACAAAATCTAAAAAACAATTGTTTATTCAAGGCCCTTTTGCGGAAGGCACAAATAATATAGGCGAATTTTTAGCATTGGTTCACGGATTAAGTTTTTTAAAAAAACACAATAGTGACCTTATTATATATACAGACTCGAAAACTGCTATGAGTTGGGTACGCAAAAAAACATGCAATTCTAAGCTAGAACGCAACGCCAAAAACAAACCTGTTTACGATTTGGTAGACCGCGCAATAGCCTGGTTAAACAATAACACGTACAAAACAACTATTGTAAAATGGGAAACCAAAGCTTGGGGAGAAATACCTGCAGATTTTGGAAGGAAATAA
- a CDS encoding PfkB family carbohydrate kinase has product MSKLVIVGTVAFDAIETPFGKTDKILGGAATYIGFSAANFDHVDAAAVSVVGGDFPQEYLDLLTERKINIEGVEIVKEGKTFFWSGKYHNDMNTRDTLATELNVLEHFTPVVPESYKDADIVMLGNLHPLTQQSVLDQMSKKPKLAILDTMNFWMDIAMDDLKAVIKNIDVITINDEEARQLSGEYSLVNAAKKIHEMGPKYVVIKKGEHGALLFSEGNMFYAPALPLAEVFDPTGAGDTFAGGFAGYIAKTGNISFENMKKAVIYGSALASFCVEKFGTERMLTLTDKEIFERLQQFKDLTQFEIELN; this is encoded by the coding sequence ATGAGCAAATTAGTCATTGTAGGTACTGTAGCATTTGATGCTATTGAAACACCTTTTGGTAAAACCGATAAAATTCTTGGAGGAGCAGCAACTTATATAGGTTTTTCTGCAGCAAATTTTGATCATGTGGATGCAGCAGCAGTTTCTGTTGTTGGAGGAGATTTTCCGCAAGAATATCTAGATCTTTTAACCGAAAGAAAAATAAATATAGAAGGAGTTGAAATAGTAAAAGAAGGAAAAACTTTCTTTTGGAGTGGTAAATATCATAACGATATGAACACTCGTGATACTTTAGCAACAGAATTAAATGTACTAGAACATTTTACGCCAGTTGTTCCTGAAAGTTATAAAGATGCAGATATTGTAATGCTTGGTAACCTACATCCTTTAACACAACAGAGTGTTCTGGATCAAATGTCTAAAAAACCAAAATTAGCAATTTTAGATACCATGAATTTCTGGATGGATATTGCTATGGATGATTTAAAAGCAGTTATAAAAAATATAGATGTGATCACCATTAATGATGAAGAAGCTCGCCAGTTATCTGGAGAATATTCTCTAGTAAATGCTGCAAAGAAGATTCATGAAATGGGTCCTAAATATGTGGTTATTAAAAAAGGAGAACATGGCGCTTTACTATTTAGTGAAGGAAACATGTTCTATGCACCAGCTTTACCATTAGCTGAAGTTTTTGATCCAACTGGAGCAGGAGACACTTTCGCAGGTGGTTTTGCAGGGTATATTGCTAAAACAGGTAATATTTCTTTTGAAAACATGAAAAAGGCTGTAATATATGGTTCTGCACTAGCTTCCTTTTGCGTAGAAAAATTTGGGACAGAACGCATGCTAACCTTAACAGATAAAGAAATCTTCGAACGCTTGCAGCAGTTCAAGGATTTAACACAATTTGAAATTGAATTAAACTAA